The genomic window CGGATATTGTTCCACTCATTAATGGCCAATTCTCCAATTACCGATAATTTTGAAAAAGGGGAAATATGTTCATATAAATGCCCCATCCCAAAACCGACGCCATCAAGCGATGCTCCATCATTTTCAATAGTTATTTTCAGATGGCTTTGATCGGAGCCGATTTTTCGAATGGCTGCAATATTGGCATTTTCTATCAGCACTTTCGGTTTTGGATTATCCACGCCGTAAGGAGCAAGCATTTGCAATTGCTCGATCGCGGTTAAACTAATATCGCTTAATTCAATTTTTCCATCCAAATTGGTTTTCCGGATAAAATCTTCTTCTGTCAACTGTTCTTTTGCCAATGCATTAAGCCTGAAACGAAGCTCATCCACATCTTCGAGATGTAAAGTCATCCCTGCTGCCATTGGATGACCTCCAAAATGCGGCAAAATATCTCTGCATGCAGAAAGGTTTTTAAACAAATCAAAACCGTCTATACTTCTTGCAGAACCTTTTGCCAACCCTTTTTCAGTGTCAAAACTAAAAACAATCACGGGTCTGTAAAACTTCTCCACCAGTCTTGAAGCAACAATTCCAATCACTCCGGAATTCCAGCCTTCTTTTCCAATAACAAGAACTTGATATTCTTCAGGCGGATAAAAGCTTTCAACTTCTTTTACGGCTTCTTCTGTAATCTCATTCACAAGCTCTTGCCGTTCCTTATTTAACAGGTCGATTTTTTCAGCAAGCATTTCAGCTTTACGCTGATCTTCTGTTAATAATAAATCGACGGCCGATTCTGCGCTCTCGAGCCTTCCGGCGGCATTAAGCCGCGGAGCAATGACAAAGCCGATCGTTTCTTCATCAATCAATTCCGGTTCGATGCCGCTTAATTTGAGCAACCTTTGAAGGCCGATGTTTTTCGTTGCTTTCAATTGTTGAATTCCTTTATGGGCGATCAGGCGGTTTTCTCCTTTAAGAGAAACTAGATCTGCAATCGTTCCGATTGCTGCAATTTCAAGAAGGTGTTCCGGCACATTTCCATAAAGTGCGTGGGCAAGCTTAAAAGCTACTCCTACACCCGCTAATTCACGAAATGGATATGTACTGTCTTCCCGTTTCGGATGAATAATCGCCAAAGCTTTGGGAAGAACGGGTCCTGGTTCGTGATGATCAGTAATGATTAAATCGATGCCAAGGTCACTGGCAACGTCAGCTTCGTGAAGGGCCGAAATACCTGTGTCAACCGTTATTATAAGCTTAAACCCTCTTTTTGCTGCCAGCCTGAAAGCCGCTTCATTTGGACCATATCCTTCAGTAAAGCGGTTTGGTATATAATATTCAACATTTGCCCCCAAATCTCTTAATGTCATCATCATAACGGAGGTGCTGCTGACTCCATCAGCATCATAGTCGCCGTATACTAATATCGGCTCTTGCCTTTCGATCGCGAGGCGAATCCTTTCAACAGCTTTATCCATATCCTTTAATAAATAAGGATCATGAAAAGACTGATCTTTTGGAAAAAGAAAATACCGTGCACTTTCCACGGTATCGATTCCGCGATTAACAAGCAACGATGCTACCAGGGGAGTAATGTTTAAATCTTGTACTAACTTTTCTGCTTTCTGCCGGTCAGATTGTCGGACAACCCACCTTGTTTTTGACTTTAACATACGTTCACCCCTTAGCTTTTCTATTATACAAAAGGGGGCAGACAGATTCAACGAAAAGCTGAAGCGGCTCCATCAAGGTGAATCGAAATGCGAATAAGTAAAACCGGGCGGTCCCGGTTTTTTGTTTGGTTAGTCCTTAAAATGTGTTCGACGGCTCATATTTTGGATTAAAGGCTCAAATGCGTAAACGACGGCTCATTTATCATAATTAAGGCTCCTATTTAAAAACGACGACTCAGATTTCAAAATAAAGGCTCATTTACACAAGCGACGGCTACTAAATTCCTTGATCATGTTTCAAAGCGAGTAAATCCATCATCTTTCAGCTAAGAACTCTCTATTTTCGATAGCTCTATTTTCTTCGTCATTATCTGCATTGTATGGATTAATATGAACCAGCACATTGTGGACATTGGCAACTTCCAGAAGCTTTTTCTTTACTCTCTTGCCGACCCGATGGCCTTCTTCAACGGTCATTTGCGGGTCAACTGATATTTTTAAATCAATAATGACGTAGTGGCCATGCTCTCTCGCAAGTAAAGTGTCAATTTTTTTCACTTCAGGCACGTTTTCAACTATTTCTCGAAGTTCCTTGGTATCCTCGTCGTGCAAAACATGGTCAAGTGTGTTATGAATGGATTCTTTCCCAAGATCCCATGCCATTTTTAGTACCATAATTGATACAATGACTCCTACGAAAGGATCGGCGTAAACAAGCCATTCAATCCCTAGCTTTCCGCCGATGATCGCGGCCCCAATGCCAATAAGAGCAGCAATGGAAGAATACACATCAGACCTGTGCTCATACGCGTTGACTATCAGTGCATCACTATTTAATTTCTTTCCTAAATTGTATTTATAGCGAAACATCCACTCCTTTATGATGATAGAAATAATCACTGCTACCACAGCGATCATTTTGGGCGATTCGATCGGTTCAAAAAATGCTTCAACCGAACTTTTACCTATTTCAATTCCAACTAGAAGGAGAAATATGGCAACGATGATCGCTGCAACCGATTCCGCTTTCCCATGACCATATGGGTGATCTTCATCAGGCGGCCTTTTTGCAGCCCGCAATCCGACATACACAGCTAACGAACCGGCTATGTCAGAAGCTGAATGCACCGCATCCGCAATGAGAGCTTTACTGTTGGCATAAATTCCTATCACATACTTTAAAATAGCCAGAATAATGTTTCCTGCAATCCCAACTATCGCTGCAAACTCAGCTTTTTTAAATCGTTCATGATTATTCAATTGCAAACTTCCTTCCCATCTTGATGTTGATCCTATTTTGTCCAGAAAAGCGATAAGAAGTTCATTACTTATATAAAAAATCGCAAGAGCCTTGTCAGA from Bacillus methanolicus includes these protein-coding regions:
- the recJ gene encoding single-stranded-DNA-specific exonuclease RecJ produces the protein MLKSKTRWVVRQSDRQKAEKLVQDLNITPLVASLLVNRGIDTVESARYFLFPKDQSFHDPYLLKDMDKAVERIRLAIERQEPILVYGDYDADGVSSTSVMMMTLRDLGANVEYYIPNRFTEGYGPNEAAFRLAAKRGFKLIITVDTGISALHEADVASDLGIDLIITDHHEPGPVLPKALAIIHPKREDSTYPFRELAGVGVAFKLAHALYGNVPEHLLEIAAIGTIADLVSLKGENRLIAHKGIQQLKATKNIGLQRLLKLSGIEPELIDEETIGFVIAPRLNAAGRLESAESAVDLLLTEDQRKAEMLAEKIDLLNKERQELVNEITEEAVKEVESFYPPEEYQVLVIGKEGWNSGVIGIVASRLVEKFYRPVIVFSFDTEKGLAKGSARSIDGFDLFKNLSACRDILPHFGGHPMAAGMTLHLEDVDELRFRLNALAKEQLTEEDFIRKTNLDGKIELSDISLTAIEQLQMLAPYGVDNPKPKVLIENANIAAIRKIGSDQSHLKITIENDGASLDGVGFGMGHLYEHISPFSKLSVIGELAINEWNNIRKPQVYLQDLAVQSWQLFDFRGLKRFDKITEFVPRENRKWVVFNKENVPKFKGVLDDEIHLITSCEEAVKMDIDGLNLVLADLPPSREILESLLAGKKPARIFAQFYKEDSDFFSTMPTRDHFKWFYAFLAKKGTFDLKRHGDELAKYRGWTKETIEFMSQVFFELNFVTINNGFITLEKNINKRDLTDSKTYQNKLAQYTLENDLLYSSFQQLKSWFDKVFQESVKNEEAMKEWI
- a CDS encoding cation diffusion facilitator family transporter, giving the protein MNNHERFKKAEFAAIVGIAGNIILAILKYVIGIYANSKALIADAVHSASDIAGSLAVYVGLRAAKRPPDEDHPYGHGKAESVAAIIVAIFLLLVGIEIGKSSVEAFFEPIESPKMIAVVAVIISIIIKEWMFRYKYNLGKKLNSDALIVNAYEHRSDVYSSIAALIGIGAAIIGGKLGIEWLVYADPFVGVIVSIMVLKMAWDLGKESIHNTLDHVLHDEDTKELREIVENVPEVKKIDTLLAREHGHYVIIDLKISVDPQMTVEEGHRVGKRVKKKLLEVANVHNVLVHINPYNADNDEENRAIENREFLAER